From a single Capsicum annuum cultivar UCD-10X-F1 chromosome 12, UCD10Xv1.1, whole genome shotgun sequence genomic region:
- the LOC107851568 gene encoding thioredoxin-like 3-2, chloroplastic isoform X1, whose protein sequence is MSSSTQFSPVIQQLHSRKSTPYSISILKVPRLLLLPPISLNCSRIHLNFKVKAQVLENHHEGGIDDSPASVELQPISGESQFDRIIADAQQVDESVVILWMANWCRKCIYLKPKLEKLAADYFPRTRFYSVDVNNVPHKLVVRAGVTKMPTVQLWRDGKKQAEVIGGNKAYLVVSEVRDMIENEDNL, encoded by the exons atgtcTAGCTCTACACAATTTTCTCCAGTTATTCAACAATTACACTCAAGAAAATCAACCCCATATTCGATTTCAATCCTCAAAGTTCCAAGATTGCTACTTTTACCCCCAATTTCTTTAAATTGTTCAAGAATTCATTTGAACTTTAAGGTAAAAGCTCAAGTTTTGGAAAATCACCATGAAGGTGGAATTGATGATTCACCTGCTTCAGTTGAGTTACAACCCATTTCTGGTGAATCACAGTTTGATAGGATCATTGCTGATGCACAACAGGTTGATGAATCTGTTGTAATTCTATG GATGGCAAACTGGTGCCGCAAATGCATATACTTGAAACCAAAATTGGAAAAATTGGCTGCTGACTACTTTCCAAG AACACGCTTTTACTCTGTTGATGTCAATAATGTTCCACACAAGCTTGTGGTTCGCGCTGGAGTAACT AAAATGCCAACCGTACAG TTATGGAGGGATGGGAAGAAACAGGCGGAAGTAATTGGCGGCAACAAAGCGTATTTAGTCGTTAGTGAGGTCCGCGATATGATTGAAAATGAAGATAATTTGTGA
- the LOC107851568 gene encoding thioredoxin-like 3-2, chloroplastic isoform X2, whose protein sequence is MSSSTQFSPVIQQLHSRKSTPYSISILKVPRLLLLPPISLNCSRIHLNFKVKAQVLENHHEGGIDDSPASVELQPISGESQFDRIIADAQQVDESVVILWMANWCRKCIYLKPKLEKLAADYFPRTRFYSVDVNNVPHKLVVRAGVTKMPTVQVGPTKGKGEFHK, encoded by the exons atgtcTAGCTCTACACAATTTTCTCCAGTTATTCAACAATTACACTCAAGAAAATCAACCCCATATTCGATTTCAATCCTCAAAGTTCCAAGATTGCTACTTTTACCCCCAATTTCTTTAAATTGTTCAAGAATTCATTTGAACTTTAAGGTAAAAGCTCAAGTTTTGGAAAATCACCATGAAGGTGGAATTGATGATTCACCTGCTTCAGTTGAGTTACAACCCATTTCTGGTGAATCACAGTTTGATAGGATCATTGCTGATGCACAACAGGTTGATGAATCTGTTGTAATTCTATG GATGGCAAACTGGTGCCGCAAATGCATATACTTGAAACCAAAATTGGAAAAATTGGCTGCTGACTACTTTCCAAG AACACGCTTTTACTCTGTTGATGTCAATAATGTTCCACACAAGCTTGTGGTTCGCGCTGGAGTAACT AAAATGCCAACCGTACAG GTAGGTCCAACAAAAGGGAAGGGGGAATTTCATAAGTAG